From the Euphorbia lathyris chromosome 6, ddEupLath1.1, whole genome shotgun sequence genome, one window contains:
- the LOC136233081 gene encoding small ribosomal subunit protein eS4-like encodes MLDKLGGAFVPKPSSGPHKSRECLPLILIMRNRLKYALTYSEAIAILMQRHVLVDGKVRTDKSYPCGFMDVVSIPKTNENFRLLYDTKGRFCLHSIRDDEAKFKLCKVRSVQFGQKGIPYLNTYDGRTIRYPDPLIKGNDTIKLDLESNKITEFINFDVGNVVMVTGGRNRGRVGVIKNRERHKESFETIHIEDATGHEFATRLGNVFTIGKGTKPWVSLPKGKGVKLSIIEEARKRQVPAAQRVS; translated from the exons ATGCTTGACAAACTTGGTGGCGCTTTT GTACCAAAACCATCATCTGGACCTCACAAGTCCAGGGAATGCTTGCCCTTAATTCTTATCATGCGTAACAGGCTTAAGTATGCTCTCACGTATAGTGAAGCTATTGCTATTTTAATGCAGCGTCATGTGCTTGTTGATGGGAAGGTTAGGACAGATAAATCATATCCTTGTGGTTTTATGG ATGTTGTGTCAATTCCAAAAACGAATGAGAACTTTCGTCTCCTCTATGACACCAAAGGCCGCTTCTGTCTCCATTCCATTAGAGATGATGAGGCAAAG TTCAAGCTCTGCAAAGTCCGCTCGGTTCAATTTGGCCAAAAGGGAATCCCTTACCTTAACACCTATGATGGGCGCACTATTCGTTATCCAGATCCACTCATCAAAGGCAATGACACTATAAAGCTAGACTTGGAGAGCAACAAAATTACTGAATTCATCAACTTTGACGTGGGAAATGTTGTGATGGTGACCGGAGGGAGGAACAGAGGACGAGTTGGAGTGATAAAAAACAGAGAAAGGCATAAGGAGAGTTTTGAGACAATTCACATTGAAGATGCAACCGGGCATGAGTTTGCTACCAGGTTGGGAAATGTGTTCACCATTGGAAAGGGGACAAAACCATGGGTATCTCTTCCAAAAGGCAAAGGTGTAAAGTTGTCCATCATTGAGGAGGCGAGAAAGAGGCAGGTTCCAGCAGCACAAAGAGTTTCCTAA